Within the Gossypium raimondii isolate GPD5lz chromosome 12, ASM2569854v1, whole genome shotgun sequence genome, the region TCATGCAAGCACTGCATTTCACCTACCAAATAACAAAAACTAAACAGGCTTTCTTtctacatataaaaataaagaaaacactGGCAAGGGGTTCATTAAAACTTTGAAAGTTTCTCCATTATTGGGTTTTAagattttcttctttctttttagaaaATGGAGTTGGCGTTTTAAGGATGAGGTAAGTGTATGTTTGAATCGCATGATGATGCAGTTAACCATTGCTATCAACTCAACCTTGTATGCAtctttggttttgttttgtgttttgtctGCCATTGTTCGTTTGTTGGTTTTCCTATTTCATTCAGTCAAGAGAAGCAAGCATTTCGATTTTGGAATATACCAGGTTTCTCTTTGGACTCTCTCCTTCTCTCCCTCtttggtaattaattaatttgtcagTTTTGTATTAAGACAAAAAGTGTCtggtttttgttatttttaaggAAATTGCATGCATTTTCTGAATTTCATTGAAGGTCATTAGGATGAACATCTTTCAAAACCTCATGGAGAGACTAAGGCAGGTGGTGGGTCCTAAAGGATGGGATTATTGTGTTCTCTGGAAGCTCAGTGATGATCAAAGGTTTGAGTTCTAATCATAAACTGCTGCGTGCATGTGgtgacaatatatatatattcagatACCAATGTTAATGGATATTTTGTCAGGTTTCTGGAGTGGGTGGATTGTTGTTGTGGTGGAGCTGAAAGTATAGAAAGTAGTGGAGAGCTTCAATTCCCAGTGACAACAGTCCTCCCATGCAGGGATGTGATGTTTCAGCATCCAAAAACCAGATCCTGTGAACTGCTTGCCCAACTTCCTTCTTGCATGCCCCTTGATTCTGGGTATATTATTTAGTACCTTATAGTGCCTCTCCCTCTTTCCTCCTCCTTCTTGGTTCATTTGTGTTTTTGATGAGTTTATACTGCTGCTTTGAGAGATTGTAAACAGAAGTCATGCACAAGCCTTGATATCAAACCAACCCAAATGGTTCAACTTCTCTAATAACTCTGATTCCAATGTCTTAGAGGTTAGTGTATTGATACACCTTCAAGCCCCTCATTGTTAAGCTGTCTGATATATATTCTTACTACCCTTCTTTTGCAGGAAATAGTTGGAACTAGGATTTTGATTCCAGTTGCAGAAGGATTAATTGAACTTTTTGTTGCCAAACaagtatgtgtgtgtgtatatatatagtaattttattggttgcTATGATTGGAGTCAATTCTTTTAATGTTTCAAAACAGGTTTGTGAAGATCAAAATGTGATGGATTATATTGTGACACTGTGCAACATCTCATTAGAGCAAAGCTCAATGATGAATTCAAGTTGCATGGATACACATTTCACTGCTCTAAACGCGCAAGCATTGAATGAATATCAAGCAAAGACTCATTTAAGCAATGAGAATGACCGAAAGGATCCCATCATCAATCATTTCCAGCCACCATTGACGACAACACTCGAAACTCTAAACCTACCTTACGACATCTCCATTGATCAAATTCGATCAACCAACACCCTGCAGCAGTACCATTATCTTTCAGAAGataaaaacaacaagaataTGGATGTATGTGTTGAAGGGTCTCATGAAGTGTTCCTTTCGGACAAAGTTGTTAACCCACTTAAGTCTTCCGTGGATAATGGACTTCAAGAGATGGATCCATTGAATTCCATGATGACCAATGAATCAATGGTTATCCAAGGGAATGAGAAGGACTCTATAAAACAAGAGAATGGACGGTCTGATTCGATTTCGGATTGTAGTGATCAgaatgatgatgaagatgatgcaAGGTACCAACGGAGGTCAGGGTCCAAAGGGCAGTCTAAAAACCTTGTTGCAGAGAGGAAAAGACGGAAGAAGCTTAATGAAAGACTTTATTCCCTTCGATCTCTGGTTCCCAAAATCTCTAAGGTACTTGACTTTCAATCAGTGTCTTAAGTAGCCTTAgaccgatatatatatatatatgttgtgaaattgtatatttttcaGTTGGATAGAGCTTCAATCCTTGGAGATGCGATTGAGTTTGTGAAGGAACTGGAAAACCAAAAGAAAGAACTCCAAGATGAGCTTGAAGAACATTCAGATAACGATAATGGTGCTAAGAAAACAGGAATGAATGGAGTCCACAAAAAGTTCCAATCTGAGATTTTCTTACAAAATGATCAAATCCCTTTGTATTTTAACCCTGAACATGACAAGGGACCAAATGGCTTTCCTGTTGGAGTTAATGGCAGTGTCTCAAGGGCACAAAATCAAGAAGTGGACACTTGTGCAGACAAGACACAGCAGATGGAGGTAAtaacaaatacatatatgttcTTGTCTTTTATTCATGTGCAATTTCATGGggttttatataatttctaattaaGAAAGATGGAAAGTGTATAGGTACAAGTTGAAGTTGCTCAAATCGATGGAAACCAGTTTTTTGTTAAAGTGTTTAGTGAGCACAAACCAAGTGGCTTTGTTAGATTAATGGAGGCTTTGGATTCATTGGGGTTGGAAGTAACAAATGCAAATGTTAACAGCTTCAGAGGCCTTGTTTCAAATGTGTTTAAAGTAGAGGTAATTTATCTTAAAACAAGACATGCACcttgctttatatatatatggctatTTTGACCCAACTAAAGTTGTAATTGGTGTAGAAGAAAGACAGTGAGATGGTTCAAGCGGATCATGTGAGGGAGTCGTTGCTGGAGCTAACCCGAAACCCTTCCAAGGGGTTGTCTGAGATGGTAAAAGCTTCAGAGACCAACAATGGTAATGGGGTTGAATGTAATTATCACAACCAGCAGCAACATCTCCACAATCAGCGTATCACTTCCCATCACCACGAACTCCATCACTTCCCACCAAAGCAAGCGGCATGaccttttatcttttttctttcttcaagttGTGCATGAGACAGGGACTTTAGACCCTTTAGCTTATATTCGTAGAATAATATGCTTGCTTTAAGCATTTTGGCAGACAGATAAGACCATTAAGGGTCGATCTGTGGGATTAGTTTATATGTAAAAGGTTTGCTGAAAACTGAAAAGCATTGGAGCCAATCAAAAGACTGGCACCAAATCATTGAT harbors:
- the LOC105762944 gene encoding transcription factor ABORTED MICROSPORES — translated: MNIFQNLMERLRQVVGPKGWDYCVLWKLSDDQRFLEWVDCCCGGAESIESSGELQFPVTTVLPCRDVMFQHPKTRSCELLAQLPSCMPLDSGSHAQALISNQPKWFNFSNNSDSNVLEEIVGTRILIPVAEGLIELFVAKQVCEDQNVMDYIVTLCNISLEQSSMMNSSCMDTHFTALNAQALNEYQAKTHLSNENDRKDPIINHFQPPLTTTLETLNLPYDISIDQIRSTNTLQQYHYLSEDKNNKNMDVCVEGSHEVFLSDKVVNPLKSSVDNGLQEMDPLNSMMTNESMVIQGNEKDSIKQENGRSDSISDCSDQNDDEDDARYQRRSGSKGQSKNLVAERKRRKKLNERLYSLRSLVPKISKLDRASILGDAIEFVKELENQKKELQDELEEHSDNDNGAKKTGMNGVHKKFQSEIFLQNDQIPLYFNPEHDKGPNGFPVGVNGSVSRAQNQEVDTCADKTQQMEVQVEVAQIDGNQFFVKVFSEHKPSGFVRLMEALDSLGLEVTNANVNSFRGLVSNVFKVEKKDSEMVQADHVRESLLELTRNPSKGLSEMVKASETNNGNGVECNYHNQQQHLHNQRITSHHHELHHFPPKQAA